The Limanda limanda chromosome 21, fLimLim1.1, whole genome shotgun sequence genome contains the following window.
CAATTAGTGTTGGCAATGTAAATAATTCAATTCTTGTGTCTTTTTCTTAGGCCTTtagcaaaaagaaaatagaagagCGGAAAGAGTGGCTGACCAATTTCATGAACGACAGGCGCCAGCGCAGAGAGCACAACCTGCCTGAGGTAACGTCCCAGCCACTGTCAACTATTATGTGATTTTTAGTTCTGTTTTAAGTGAAGATTTACTGTATGTTTTGCTGTCTCTTCTCAGGACTACCTGTACGGTCAGACCACAAAGTCCCTCTCCTATAACGAGTTTATCAACAAGGAGCTGGTACATTTCTCCAACGCTGACAACGAGAGGTCACTTCCCTGCCTGGTGGATGGTGCGTGAAATGATCATGTCCACCttaaacaaagaaatataacTCATTAGAAATATTGAAAGtctaacgtgtgtgtgtgtgtgtgtgtgtgtcaggtctaAAGCCTGGCCAGAGGAAGGTGTTGTTCTCTTGCTTCAAGAGAAACGACAAGCGTGAAGTCAAGGTGGCCCAGTTGGCTGGCTCAGTTGCTGAGATGTCGGCGTACCACCACGGAGAGGTGAGATAACTTCACACTTTAATGAActtgtgactagggttgcaaaattccgggaatattcaaagttggaaactttccatgggaattaacgggaatatacaggaatatacggaaataaactggaaatgttgtgggtaatttatacttactgtatttaccttgtcatatacagacataaatataaacattttgttttgtcataggctgatttgagccctgaggaaactttcacttgactatatgcctctgcatcgttgtgtcattcttaacataagtatttgcaaatgtacacagcctttccttctacattggatggggtgaaatgtctccacacatgagtgcacgtggcattgttctgtagaataagatgaacgaaaaaagtttgtaaaaaacactaatgcaatgccagagatataaatagttagccaaacaattggaattgtctgtaaacatattttgcaattgatggataaattaatggaaataggctagatgaacagatgaacaatcctcaatcagcattctaatatattttccccagtaatatcatcaaaacttacctgactagtcctgcacactacagcaggcctcaatagccctgctgtagtgtgctggatgctgggaattatctgtgcatgtgatggaagaatgcacagtggagggttgaaatccaacgtgcagcgtgtgctccattccatacatctttaaaatacagttttgaatgatgtttttattgctcggaaagtttccgcccctttgcaaccctacttgtgaCTCAGTTTACACCACAGACGACTTTTGTCAACTAGCTTTCTTTAGCTGTTCAGACATGTCCTGCGGATAAAGTCAGGAGAATTGGATACAGAGTTTACCCACAGTCCTCCTTTCACACGTACACACCACAGTGGGAGGTTCTCAGCACAGATGCTTTCACAACAGccacaaatcctctgcattattcaggcgagaggtggggATTTTCttgtcaacacacagacaccggtGTCGGCTCTTATCGCCACAAACTCGCAAGacatttttgtctgtgttttctttgtgtatcACACTTCTTTTTCACACAGAggtatttgttttctgtctttgtgtctgttgctGCTAGAAGCCTCATTAACCTCCCCCGCTCGCTTATTTAAGTTCATTTAGTTTCCCTGTTTCTAATGATGTACTTCTTCACAACTCTTATTTCTAGATCTCTCTGATGATGACCATTGTTGGTTTGGCCCAGAACTTTGTGGGAAGCAACAACATGAACCTGTTGATGCCTCAGGGTCAGTTTGGAACCAGGTTGCACGGTGGCAAGGACTCTGCCAGCCCTCGTTACATCTTCACCATGCTCAGGTCAGCCGCCTCCTCGCATCTACAAAAGAGTCTGAATCCTTTGGCCTCCGCCCGCAACCTACCTGGTTTCAGAATGTACAGGAGTTTATTTCATGGTTTCTTTAGTCTGATTAACATAAGAATCCTTCCACCGTTATGTCCCTCTAGCCCTCTGGCCCGCCTTGTGTTCCCACCTGTGGACGACAACCTACTCAAGTACAACTTTGATGACAACCAGCGCGTGGAGCCAGAGTGGTACATTCCCATCATCCCTACTGTGCTGGTGAATGGATCCGACGGTATCGGCACAGGTTGGGCCAGCAAGATCCCGAACTTCAACATAAGAGAGATCGTCACCAACATCCACCGAATGCTCAACGGCGAGGAGCCGCTGCCCAtggtgaggacaggaagtggctgTTGTCGCTCTCTAAAACAATTTTCTGATGTATAAAACAGATGATGAGGGGGATTCTTTTTGCATAGCTTCCACACTACAAAGGCTTCAAAGGCACAATTGAGCAGTTGGTGGACAACCAGTACCTGAACAACGGCGAGGTCGCCATCATTGATTCCACCACCATCGAGATATCTGAATTGCCCGTCAAAACTTGGACACAGGTCAGTCTTTTTTAAAAGTTCATCATTCTTAAGTATGTTCCTGTTCCATCATGGACATATTTATTCAGCAGTTAGGGCTTTGATTACCGCTATGTCATTCTGTGTTCCTTAGAACTACAAGGAGAACGTTCTGGAGCCAATGTTGAATGGCACAGAGAAGGTTCCTCCTCTGATCACCGACTACAAGGAGTACCACACCGACACCACTGTGCGCTTTGTGGTCAAGATGGCAGAAGAGAAGCTGGTTGAGGCGGAAGCTGCCGGCCTCCACAAAGTCTTCAAACTGCAGAGTCCCTTCACCTGCAATTCTATGGTAATGCCTGCCACATGTGCACAGCTTATATTCCCAGAGGAGTGAAAAAGTATTATTGCTATCAAATTTCACGCACTTCTGAAAAACATCCCGTTTTCAAattgttctttttctccttttttttatagGTTCTGTTTGACCATGTTGGCAGCCTGAAGAAGTACGAGTCTGTGCAGGATATTCTCAAGGACTTCTTTGAGTTGAGGATGAAGTACTATTCGCTGAGAAAGGACTGGTTGGTCGGCATGCTGGGGGCAGAGAGCGCCAGACTCACCAATCAGGCCCGCTTCATCCTGGAGAAAGTCGAGGGCACCCTGGTCATTGGTTAGTGGCATGTTGcaagtttttgtttaaagtaCACCAAGTGGCAATTTAACTCAAAGACATGTTCTAAGGAAGCCTCAATTTAGAGGATAATTTTTGCCAATATTGTTGAGAcctattgtttgtgtgtcaacaCTGTTTACCTCCTTGTAGAGAACAAGCCAAAGAAGGAGCTGATCCGCATGCTGAAGGAGATGGGCTACGACTCAGACCCAGTCAAAGCTTGGAAAGAGGCTCAAGAGAAGGTGAGTCACTTTGATCCAACTGGTTTTCAGTGAGGAATGTTGAATACTCTGCCCCCACTTGTGCAAAaccaattatttatttgttgtcatGCTTTTAGAATgatgagcagctggaggagggagaggaggaggaaggagaagagaaggaagaccCCGGTGCGCCGGATTACAACTACCTACTCAGCATGCCCATGTGGTTCCTgagcaaagagaagaaagaggagctgTGCAAACAGAGGGATGCTAAGGTCTGATGTTCAGCTCTGCCACAAGCTCACTGATGGTCAAAATCTAGACTTTTACATTGGAATCTATTTTCTAAACTTTGCCAGTTTTTCACTCAACTGCTGTTCTACAGATTACAGAGCTGAACACCCTGAAGAAGAAGTCACCAGCAGACTTGTGGAAGGAAGACCTTGCTGCTTTCTCTGAGGAACTAGTGGTATTGACTCTTAATTTTTCTCTTGGTTTCTTGTCTCATAATGTGGCTAATTGACATATCATTATATCCATATTGAGTGTTGATCTAAGCTAGGTCTGATTACGTTCAGTGTTGTCAGCGTCACACTTTCCCCTCCTTAATCTTCTTCTGCTCTTGTTCTTCCTTATTCTCAGCGCGTtgaggcaaaagaaaaggagggTAACGCCATGCCTGCCACAAAGGGGACTGGAAAAGGCAAAGCCGTGAAGGTGAAGCAGGAGACTCTGCCCACTCCCCAGGGCCGCCGCGTCATCCCACGGGTTACCAGTACCATGAAAGCTGAGGCCTGCAAGAAGGCCGGTCGCCAGAGGGTCAAGGTAGGTCTCCTAAAATTTCTTGTCTCTTGAAGATCCTTATTTGTGAATTGGGGTGGTAGTTGAATCATCCAAAGTCGTCTGTATCTTGTAAGATGTTGCTTGACTTTGTTTCTGTGATCGCAGAGTGAAGATGTTGTGGTGAAGATGGAGTTTGGCGGAGATGCAGAGAACGCAGAGCCAGGAGAGGAGCTTGGCTTGGCTGCACGACTCGGCAAGAAAGCTAAAACTCAGCCAAAAGTAAAAGGTGGAGAAAATGTTAACCTACAATGTTTTGAGTTTTAGTTCAGAAGCCATCACGGACCATGTGACATTCTGTTTGCACCAGCTCTGATGTAAAACCTGtggtcttgttttttttgtttttttttttgaaacccAGTAAAATATTACACTTTCATCTCAAAGTATTGTTTAGCTGGATTGcgtttatattatatataaccaAAAAAAACCCTATTTCTCTTCAGCCCCATCAAAGCTAGGCAAGCAGACCACCATTCAGTTCAAGCCTTCCGCCAAGAAGCCCAAGAAGAACCCGTGGTCGGATGACGAGTCTCAAGGTCTGTCCAGCGGTGacatggagacagaggaggtggtggtCGCCAGGGAACGCGTCGAGCGTAAAACTAAATGTGAGTCTGACCCCAAGCCCCCTCATCAGTAAGAGTTAAGACGAGTGTATTGAGACATTTCTCATCATATGAAAAGGCTCTGCTTGCTCCTGCACCCTGAATACTCAGCAGATTGTTTTAAGTGCTTCCCTTACCCAGACCATGACACTGATGTGAACATTCCAGACTTTGAATTACAACACAGATAGAACTCATTtcctgagttcctcctctcTTATCTCAATCTACTTCTAACTTAATGACTGATCTATTATGAGGTAGACTCTtgtataacccccccccccaacaaaattggattaaataaaaacaatacatacaTTTGTAAAATCAACCCTTTCTGTTTCTTACCTCTTCAGCTACAGTAAagtacagcgtctctgacagtGAAGATGACTTTGCTGACTTGGGGAAGAAGGATGCTCCAAAAAGGAAAGCGTTaagcagtgatgatgatgacagcTTCGCCCCAGACAACAGCACCGCGGCCGACAGCGATATGGACTCTCCAGCGCCACCACCCAAAGTCCCAGAACCCGCGTGAGTATGAAACAACAGCCTCGAACAATAAAGCTTCTTTCACATTGAGtgtctttctgtttatttacctcATATTTCCTCATTTCTATGcagaaagaaagtgacaaaGGCCAAATCAACTGTGAAAAAGGCAGAGACCAAGTCGAGCTGTAAGTATTTTCCCAGCAGACCTGTGTGATGAGTCTGATAAAATGTTGAGCCTGATATTCAACTGTTTTCTCCTTGTGGGTCTGTTCAGCTCAGTCCGATGATCAGGCGCCTGCCTCCAAGGCTCCAGTTCAACGCAAAACCAAAGAGGCTGCGCCCAAGAAAGCTCCAGCTGCCAAGAAACCAGCTGCTCCCAGGAAGAAGGCTGCAGgtattcatgtttatttctctAAAAGTGACAATTCACATTGAATAGTCCAACAtgtaaatgtgccagatttagCCATGCGGGCTAGTTTATAACTGCAGGTTGAATAAACatacaaattacacattaacacCTGTATGACAAACAGAATTACATGCAGAGACTTTGCATGAATGAAGAACAAatgacatgaaaacatttacaaaggATTGCGGATTGTACAAAACTGCAAATGATTGgttaaacaaaaatgtgaagttagaaagtggaaaaaggtaacaaaaaaaacaaacacgtgTGTAACCTAAGTATGAGGAGCTTAGTGCTGCTTATATCATACAGGATAAAGAGCAAATGTATAGTtttaataaatagaaaatatttatttttaacataaaaTTGTAGTTACAGTAACGACACTCACAAAAGTTAAATCTGTAATATGTGTGATGTATTTCTAGAAATCGTATAGATTAGACACTTTAGGTGAGTGTTGCATCCTTGGCTATTTGCCATATTTGactggtttgtttttcttgttcatGTCTCTTAGATGCGAAGCAGCCGTCGATCCTGGACGCTCTCTCTAAGTCCAAACCTTCCTCCAAAACTGCCGCCAAGCCCATCTCTTCGTTTGACTCCAGTGAATCGGAAGCTGATGTCAAAGTTACAAAGGCGAAGCCCGCCCTCAAGCGGAAACAAGTCATCAGTGACGACTCCGACAGCGGCTCCGACAACCTCATGTCCCGCCTCAAGGCCAAAATGACCGCCGGCAGCATGGTCAGCTTTCACTCTGAATTCAGATTTTTCCATGGAAGTCTCTAGAGACTTATGTATGACCTATGTAGGGATTTTCAAGTCTCTTAACACCTTGTTTGTGCCTGAATAATTTTCTCTGGTATAGAAAACAAAAACGAAGAAATGGGATGATGACAGCTTCCAGGTTTCAGATGAGGAGGCGGCAGAAGCTCCCACAGCACCGCGGGAGATGCCGTCACGTGCCCGCAAGCCTGTCGCAACCTACATGCTGGACTCCGACTCAGATGAAGACTTTTAAATCTTGCCTCCAAGttaaacttatttttttattcaagtttaaagaaaagtttttttgtaactttaacATGTACGTTATGCCATGTGTTTAAAACGGCTTCACTTTAATCAATGGTGTACAGTGTGGTGAATGTACACCCTGTCTGTCCACCCGGGGCCTGAATACGTCCTGTAGAGGCTCAAGTTTCTGAGCTGTTGCACAGCAAAGAAAACGAGTTctaaaaacatatttgtttgtgttgtctgtttaCCTGGTTCTGTGTGTTGGTCAAGTTTAAAGCCTAAAAATGTATTACTTGAAAGTTCCTCTGTTTGTAATCCCATGATGTTTCGTCCTGTAAATATTTCAATGGCTGTTCGTTTTTATAAGTAGAATAAATAAAGCTAACGTGTTTGTACTGATTTGTGTTCTCGTGGAATTTCAATTTGCATGAAAATCTTGCTCGACCGCTAACGTCTCATGAACCATGTCGCCGATTGTGTCTGTACAAGTCAGGCTCTCTTGAGTAAGAGAGGGTGGAGCATTTGTGACATGTAGATTCACTGGGGAATGGGTCACTTGGAAATATGAATGGGTGagtgtcattttattttaaaagttagCGACTGACTTTATAGCTTGTTGTCATTACCAAGTCCTGTTTGATCATTGACAGTTGAAGTGATAAGTTATCGGTATATTAAGCCATAATTAAAGTTAATCAGTTGTGATTATGACAGAATGGTGTTTACAGTAAATGCAGTGGTTTTAATGAAGCTGATCAGTGTAGTCTTTGATTCACTGGGAAGTTGTGACTGAACAAATCCTAAACTCAGGATCA
Protein-coding sequences here:
- the top2a gene encoding DNA topoisomerase 2-alpha, with the protein product MADPLKQTFAENKPLEKTKKDPKRMSVERIYQKKTQLEHILLRPDSYIGSVEPVTQQMWVYDEDVGMNCRDVVFVPGLYKIFDEILVNAADNKQRDKSMSCIKVNIDVENNTISVWNNGKGIPVVQHKVEKVFVPALIFGQLLTSSNYDDDEKKVTGGRNGYGAKLCNIFSTKFTVETACKQSKKYFKQTWYDNMGRTADAKITPFEGEEYTCITFKPDLPKFKMSSLDKDTVALMTRRAYDIAGAAKGVRVYFNGKKLPVTGFRSYVDMYVKDKVDELGVPLVILHESVDERWEVCLTMSEKGFQQVSFVNSIATTKGGRHVDYVADQVVKKLIDVVKKKNKAGVAVKPFQVKNHMWLFVNCLIENPTFDSQTKENMTLQQKSFGSNCNLSDKFIKQATSCGIVESIMNWVKFKALSQLNKKCSAVKHTKVKGVPKLDDANDAGGKNSISCTLILTEGDSAKTLAVSGLGVIGRDRYGVFPLRGKMLNVREATHKQIMENAEINSIIKIIGLQYKKNYSDPESLKTLRYGKIMIMTDQDQDGSHIKGLLINFIHHNWPSLLRHNFLEEFITPIIKVTLKKNQQSFYSIPEFNEWKDSQANHKSWRIKYYKGLGTSTSQEAKEYFCDMKKHRIPFKYAGPEDDEAITLAFSKKKIEERKEWLTNFMNDRRQRREHNLPEDYLYGQTTKSLSYNEFINKELVHFSNADNERSLPCLVDGLKPGQRKVLFSCFKRNDKREVKVAQLAGSVAEMSAYHHGEISLMMTIVGLAQNFVGSNNMNLLMPQGQFGTRLHGGKDSASPRYIFTMLSPLARLVFPPVDDNLLKYNFDDNQRVEPEWYIPIIPTVLVNGSDGIGTGWASKIPNFNIREIVTNIHRMLNGEEPLPMLPHYKGFKGTIEQLVDNQYLNNGEVAIIDSTTIEISELPVKTWTQNYKENVLEPMLNGTEKVPPLITDYKEYHTDTTVRFVVKMAEEKLVEAEAAGLHKVFKLQSPFTCNSMVLFDHVGSLKKYESVQDILKDFFELRMKYYSLRKDWLVGMLGAESARLTNQARFILEKVEGTLVIENKPKKELIRMLKEMGYDSDPVKAWKEAQEKNDEQLEEGEEEEGEEKEDPGAPDYNYLLSMPMWFLSKEKKEELCKQRDAKITELNTLKKKSPADLWKEDLAAFSEELVRVEAKEKEGNAMPATKGTGKGKAVKVKQETLPTPQGRRVIPRVTSTMKAEACKKAGRQRVKSEDVVVKMEFGGDAENAEPGEELGLAARLGKKAKTQPKVKAPSKLGKQTTIQFKPSAKKPKKNPWSDDESQGLSSGDMETEEVVVARERVERKTKSTVKYSVSDSEDDFADLGKKDAPKRKALSSDDDDSFAPDNSTAADSDMDSPAPPPKVPEPAKKVTKAKSTVKKAETKSSSQSDDQAPASKAPVQRKTKEAAPKKAPAAKKPAAPRKKAADAKQPSILDALSKSKPSSKTAAKPISSFDSSESEADVKVTKAKPALKRKQVISDDSDSGSDNLMSRLKAKMTAGSMKTKTKKWDDDSFQVSDEEAAEAPTAPREMPSRARKPVATYMLDSDSDEDF